AATGTATTTACTAAGCTTATTGAAGCAAATACTACTATTCCAACTAAAAAATCTGAAACCTTTTCAACTGCTGCTGATAATCAACCCGCTGTTGATATTCGTATTGCTCAGGGTGAAAGACCGATGTATCCAGATAATAAAGAAATAGGTAGATTTCAATTAGCTGATATTCCTCCTGCTCCTAGAGGTGTTCCGCAAATTGAAGTAACCTTTGATATTGATGCTAATGGTATTTTAAATGTTGCAGCAAAAGACAAAAACACAGGCAAAGAACAAAATATTAAAATTGAAGCATCTTCTGGTTTAAGTCAAGATGAAATTGAAAAAATGAAAAAAGAAGCAGAAGCTAATGCTGATAGTGATAAGAAAAAGAAGGAATTAGCCGATAAGTTAAATCAAGCAGACGCTATGGTTTTTCAAACAGAAAAGCAATTAAAAGAATTTGGTGACAAATTACCAGATGATAAAAGGTCAGCTATTCAAGATGCTTCAGATAGTCTTAAAAAGGCAAAAAGTGAAAATAATATGGACGGTATTGATGCAGCTCTTGAAAATTTGAATAAATGTTGGCAATCTGCTTCAAATGAAATGCAACAAGCACAAGCACAAGCTTCTCCAAATGGAGAGAGTGAAAAAACATCAACAAATACTAATGATTCTAGCAACTCAGATGATGTGACAGACGTTGATTTTGAAGAAGTAAAAGATAATAAATAGCTTGGCAAATTTAAATCCATAAAAAAAGGCTCTAATTAGAGCCTTTTTTTATTAATTGTTTTCAGTTTATATGTTGTAAAATTAAGGAAGAGTAAATTTTTTCTCTAACTCTTGTACATATTGTCTAAAATCTTTGTCAGTGTCCACTAAATTATTAACTGTCTTGCAAGCGTGTAGTACTGTAGCATGATCTTTTCCACCGCATCTAGCACCTATATTTGCTAAGGAGGACTTTGTTAATTGTTTAGAGAAATACATTGCCAATTGTCTAGCTTGAACAATATTCCTCTTTCTTGTTTTAGATTTAAGTGTGTCAATTGATAGATCAAAGTAATCACATACAACCTTTTGAATATAATCAATCGATACTTCTCGGGTCGTGTTTTTAACAAATCTGTCTATCATTTCTCGCGCTAATGCAACGGATATTTCTTTTTTATTTAGGGATGCTTGTGCTAACAATGAAATTAATGCACCTTCTAATTCTCTTATGTTAGTGGAAATGCTATATGCCAAATATTCTAATACATCGTTGTTGATCTCGATTCCATCATTAAGAATCTTCTTTTTTAGAATTGCAATTCTGGTTTCAAGATCTGGTTGCTGTAAATCTGCAGATAATCCCCATTTAAATCTTGATAATAATCTTTGCTCCATTCCAGTTAAGTCTACTGGCGGTCTGTCAGAGGTGAGAATGATTTGTTTATTGTTTTGATGAAGATGGTTAAATATGTGAAAGAATATGTCTTGAGTTTTTTCTTTAGAAGAAAAAAATTGAACATCATCAATAATTAAGACATCAACCATTTGGTAAAAATGTGAAAAATCATTTGTTGTATTATTTCTTATGGATTCTATAAATTGTTGTGTAAATTTTTCTGCAGATACATATAGGACGGTTTTTTCTGGATGAAGTTCTTTTACTTTAATACCAATTGCATGAGCTAAATGGGTTTTTCCTAATCCAACGCCTCCATAAATTAATAATGGATTAAATGATGTTCCTGCAGGTTTTTGTGATACAGCAAAACCTGCAGATCTCGCAAGTCTATTACATGATCCTTCAATAAAATTCTCAAATGAATAATTAATATTTAATTGAGAGTTAATTTGAACTTTTTTTAATCCTGGAATAATAAAAGGATTTTTAAATTTTTTATCTAATGCACCAACTGGAATAGTTTGAGAAGGATTAGTGTTGATTTTTTTATTTACACTTGGAATTGAAACAGAATATGGATTTTTATCATTGTTTTTAACTATGACATTATAAATCAATTTACCATTTTTTCCTAATTCTTTTTTTATAGCAGCTTTAATAAGATCAATATAATTTTCTTCTAGCCATTCATAAAAAAATTTACTTGGAACTTCAACAGTTAGAATAGAATGTTTTAATTTAATTGGACGAATAGGCTGAAACCACGTTTTGTAGCTTTGTGTATTGATATTATCTTTTATAAAATCTAGACAATTATTCCAGACTTGCACAGGGGTTAGTTCCATTCTAAATTAACTATTTTTATTTTTAAAAAACTGTTGGCTACTAGGGCTTATAATGCGCTTTTGCACAATCATCAAAAACATGTCGTAAATGTGTGAAGAAAAAAGTTTAAAAAAAAATTTTTTAGCTATTGTTTTTAAGTTTTTTTAGTATTAAATTAAAGGCCATCATTAGAATGATTGTTCTATTAGTTTAATCTTTTTTTCATTATTCATTTTTTTTAACACATCGTATTCAATTTTTTCCTGATAATAATTTTCCATTTTAATTGTTGGGGCTTTAATTCCTTCTTTGATTATCATTTGAGTGTTTTTAAATATTATAATTTCATCCCATAAATTAGCATTAATAAAATTTTGCAATAATTGCCTTCCTCCCTCAATTAAAATTGAATTGTAACCATTATTTTTTAGTATTTCCATAATCGGTTTTAAAACTTCTTGGTTATTATATTTATTATATAATTCTTTTACGTTTATATAATGAGTTTTTTTTATTGTCTTAGTTTTTCCAGTATGAAATACAATTGTTTTTGCAGCATCATTTAGTATGTTATAGTTCTGAGCATTAAATCGGTTTTTTATATCGATTGTTATTCTTGTGGGATTTTCTCCTTTAACCATTCTAGTGGTTAATTGAGGGTTGTCACAAATAACTGTATTTGTCCCCACCATAATACCATCAACCTGACTACGTAATTTGTGACATAAAATAGTACTTGTTTTTGAACTTATTTTTTTAATTCCTTTTGTTGTGTTATTAATGAATTTGTCATTTGACTCAGCCCATTTTAAAATTATATAAGGTCTTTTAAATAATAGGTTAGTAAAA
This is a stretch of genomic DNA from Flavobacteriales bacterium TMED191. It encodes these proteins:
- the dnaA gene encoding chromosomal replication initiator protein DnaA, encoding MELTPVQVWNNCLDFIKDNINTQSYKTWFQPIRPIKLKHSILTVEVPSKFFYEWLEENYIDLIKAAIKKELGKNGKLIYNVIVKNNDKNPYSVSIPSVNKKINTNPSQTIPVGALDKKFKNPFIIPGLKKVQINSQLNINYSFENFIEGSCNRLARSAGFAVSQKPAGTSFNPLLIYGGVGLGKTHLAHAIGIKVKELHPEKTVLYVSAEKFTQQFIESIRNNTTNDFSHFYQMVDVLIIDDVQFFSSKEKTQDIFFHIFNHLHQNNKQIILTSDRPPVDLTGMEQRLLSRFKWGLSADLQQPDLETRIAILKKKILNDGIEINNDVLEYLAYSISTNIRELEGALISLLAQASLNKKEISVALAREMIDRFVKNTTREVSIDYIQKVVCDYFDLSIDTLKSKTRKRNIVQARQLAMYFSKQLTKSSLANIGARCGGKDHATVLHACKTVNNLVDTDKDFRQYVQELEKKFTLP
- the ribD gene encoding bifunctional diaminohydroxyphosphoribosylaminopyrimidine deaminase/5-amino-6-(5-phosphoribosylamino)uracil reductase RibD produces the protein MKKCLILAKLGLGKTKSNPLVGCVIVNNGIIVSEGFHKKYGGPHAEVNAINNVKDKQILSQCTLYVNLEPCSHYGKTPPCVNLIKKHKIQHVVIGTIDPFKRVNGEGIKKLLSSSKVTINILKKECIKINLKYFTNLLFKRPYIILKWAESNDKFINNTTKGIKKISSKTSTILCHKLRSQVDGIMVGTNTVICDNPQLTTRMVKGENPTRITIDIKNRFNAQNYNILNDAAKTIVFHTGKTKTIKKTHYINVKELYNKYNNQEVLKPIMEILKNNGYNSILIEGGRQLLQNFINANLWDEIIIFKNTQMIIKEGIKAPTIKMENYYQEKIEYDVLKKMNNEKKIKLIEQSF